CTTTTTTAGGTATGCATTTTCTAACCTTAGTAGTTCGTTCTCACGTTCCAATTCTTCTTCACGTGTTAATTGTTTTTCTTCCTTTTTCTTTTGTTTATTGTGTTTCTTAGACATAGAAGACCGCCCCTTTGGTTTTGGAATTAGGCCTTCTACTCCTTGTTCATGAAATTCTTTCATCCAGCGAATAATCAAGGAAGGGTTGTTCAAATTAAAATGAACAGCAGTTTCTAAATAAGAAGCACCTGTGTTTAACATAAATTGTATCGTATCCATCTTAAATTGAACAGAATATTCCTTTTTCGTTTTCCTATGTTTTAACCCATCCATCCCTTGAGCCTTATATACATTCACCCATTCACGTATAGAGGTCTGGCTTCCCATATTATATTTTTTTGCCAATGATCCATACCCAATGTTTCCCTCTAAATACTCGGTGACAAGTCTTATTTTGAATTCTTCACTATATTTTGCCATAAAAACACCCCCGAAAGTTAGATTTATTACTCTAACTTTCGGGGGTCGGTACCA
The DNA window shown above is from Bacillus andreraoultii and carries:
- a CDS encoding helix-turn-helix domain-containing protein, which translates into the protein MAKYSEEFKIRLVTEYLEGNIGYGSLAKKYNMGSQTSIREWVNVYKAQGMDGLKHRKTKKEYSVQFKMDTIQFMLNTGASYLETAVHFNLNNPSLIIRWMKEFHEQGVEGLIPKPKGRSSMSKKHNKQKKKEEKQLTREEELERENELLRLENAYLKKLRAFRGNPNVFLEKPKQNWHSNSKKKDSD